TAGTCAATAGTTATACACTAGCCATTATCTTTTGCTTCATAACCATGATATGTTGGGGGTCCTGGGGTAACACCCAGAAACTGGCCAGCAAGAACTGGCGTTATGAGCTTTATTACTGGGATTATACAATCGGTATCTTATTATTTGCCTTACTTCTCGTTTTCACACTCGGAAGTTTCGGAGATTCGGGGAGAGGTTTTCTGGAAGATATCCGGCAAGTAGATACCAGATACATAGTCAGTGCCTTGATCGGAGGAATTATTTTCAATGCTTCCAACATCTTACTTTCAGCTTCGGTCTCCATAGCCGGAATGGCGGTTGCTTTTCCGTTGGGCGTAGGACTTGCCTTGGTCCTAGGTGTGTTCATCAACTATTTCAGCACTCCTAAAGGAGATCCGTTCTGGTTGTTTACTGGAGTAATCTTGATTGTTATCGCTATCATCTGCAATGGAATAGCGGCAGGCAGACAACAAAAAAAGGGAAATAATAATAGCAAGAAAGGGATTATTCTTGCGGCTATTGCCGGCATACTTATGTCTTTCTTCTACCGTTTTGTGGCTGCTGCCATGGACCTTAACAATTTTGACTCTCCGACTCCGGGCATGGCTACTCCATACACCGCTTTCTTTATATTCTCAATCGGTATCTTCCTGAGCAACTTCCTATTCAATACAGTTGTTATGAAACGCCCGTTTGTAGGAACTCCTGTAAGCTATAAAGAATATTTTGCAGGAAAAGCAAGCACACATCTGGTAGGTATCCTCGGAGGATGTATATGGGGATTGGGAACTGCTTTAAGCTATATAGCCGCAGGAAAAGCGGGAGCTGCCATCTCCTACGCTCTCGGTCAGGGAGCACCTATGATTGCCGCCTTATGGGGTGTATTTATCTGGAAAGAGTTCACCGGTAGTTCCAAATCAACCGACAGACTTTTAGGAATCATGTTTATTCTGTTCATCACAGGATTATCATTCATCGTTTTATCCGGAGGAAACTAATTATGAAAATGAACCATATTCTTTTCCTACTAACAGCAGCCTTCTGTTTCCCTTCGATAACAGTTGCTAAAATAATTGAGGCCGGTTCGCCGGACAAGAAAAATGTGATAACTATCGAGACTGACAATCAGGTCAGTTACAGCTTATCCCGGAATGGAACAAAGATTCTTGATACTTGCCCGCTCTCACTTACAGTCGGAAACGACACTTGGGGAACAGACAAATGTAGAAAGATAACTCGTAAAAGCGTTTCGGAAAAAGTGGAATTTATTGTACCGCGTAAATATAAAGAGACAGTGGATAATTATAACCAGGTTGAGCTTATTTACAAAGACTATAAAATCGAATTCAGAATCTATAATGACGGAGTGGCCTATCGTTTCGTAAGTACTGCAAACAATAAACAGCCTGTAAAGAAAGAGTCGGTATCTTTCCGCTTCGGACAGGATCACACCTCGTACACTCTTTTAACCGACCAGCTACAAAACTGGTTTGAGCAGGATTATACGGTAAAGCCGATCAATGCATTACCCAAAGACAGTTTCTCCGTAGCTCCTGTAATGGTTGAAGTAGACAAATACAAAGTATTATTAGCTGAAGCCAATCTCTATAATTATCCGGGAATGTACTTACAACCCGCCCAAGAATCCTTCCATGGCATTTTTGCCAATTATCCGGATAAGGAAGTGCCATACGAAGGGGATAATAAAATCTATGCCTCCACACGCAAAGATTATCTTATTCCCACCTGCGGGAAACGGGTCTTTCCATGGCGGGTAATCGGTACCTTCGACAATGCTTCTTCCATATTACAAAGCGAGCTTATATATTTACTCTCCGAGGAGAAAGAACAAGCCGCCGACTATACATGGGTTAAACCCGGTAAAGTATTATGGGACTGGTGGAATGACCGTAATATCTATCATATAAATTTCAAAAGTGGCATTAATACCGATACATATCTCTATCTGGTAGACTATGCAGCCAAACATCACATCGAATATGTCCTGATCGACGAAGGCTGGTCGGCACGTAACGATCTGTTAACCCTCAATCCCGATGTTGACATTCCGCGTATCTGTGAATATGCAACAAAAAAAGGAGTAGGTATCCAGTTATGGTCGAAATGGGTAAACATCATGCGACAAATGGATGAGGCTTTTGCACAATTCAGCAAATGGGGAGTGAAGGGAGTCAAAATAGACTTTATGGACCGTAATGATGCCAAAATGGTTAACTTCTACGAACAAGTAGCTATTAAAGCCACTCAATACAAATTATTAGTAGACTTTCACGGTTCTTACCCCAACGAGGGCATGAGACGCAAATACCCGAATCTGATGACACGCGAAGGAGTAATAGGACTGGAGTATAACAAATGGAGCAAAAGAGCCACGGTTACACATGATGTAATCATCCCTTATCTGCGTATGTGGGTAGGCCCAATGGACTATACTCCCGGAGCTATGCTTAACGCACATCCGGAAACATTCTATGAAAATCAACATGAACCGATGAGTCAGGGCACACGTAGCCACCAGTTAGCCATGTATGTAGTCTACGAAAGCCCGTTGCAAATGATTTCGGACAGTCCTACTAAATATGACGAGAATCTCCGGAGTTTTGAATTTATCAAAAGTATTCCTACAACCTGGGATGAGACAGTCCCTTTGGAGGGAGAAGTGGGCGAATATATCGCTCTTGCACGCCGGCATGACGATACATGGTATATCGGAGTAATCAACGGAGCTACCCCACGGCATATTGAGATTGATTTATCATTCATAGGAAATGGACCGAAGAAAATAAAAGCACATATAGATGGAGTAAATGCCGGCCAACAGGCGAAAGACTCCCAAATAATAGAACAAGTTATCAAGGAGAACGAAAAACTGCCCATAGATATGAGCAGAGGAGGAGGATATACAGGTATTATTCATATAAAGAAGTAACATTTTACGGTTACTCAACAAAGCAGGCTGCCTCTTTATATCGAGACAGCCTGCCTTTATTTTATTCCCAATCGTTTCAGACGGTAATATCCAGTAAAATCTTTCCTTTTGCGTTCAGAACTTTCACTCTCAGTTCGTCTTTTTTCTTTTCCAGAATCATCACCGTAGTGCCATCCATTTTATACCCGCCACCGATAATAACCGGATAATTGTTGCCCAGCTCACCTTTCGGATGATAAGCATATTTATGAGTATGTGCATTCAGACTGATGTTGAAAGGTGCTTTCTCCAATAGTTTGGTCCACAGATTTGCACAAAGGTTCTTTCCGTCATTTCCATAAAGAGGAATATGATGAATAAGGACACGTTTCCCGGCTTTCTTGAATTCTTTGGAAGACAACTCCTTTTTCAGGAAATCAACTTGTTCATTACGTAACTGGGTAAAATCATTCAAACCGTAATACACCCAATGGTCATCCGGTTTGTCTTCCCCACAGTCCAGCATAACGATACGGGTATCCCCCCAATTGAAAGAGCCGTAAGTCCTGTCCCCTACGTAGTCGTAGTGGTCGCGCAAACCGATAGAATAGGCATTGCGGATTTCATGGTTGCCACGCATAAAGAAAGTCGGTATACGGTCGCCACACACTCCTTCTGTCAGTTCACTGATAAAACTGGTTGCTTGATTATGGTCCACCGGGTCGTCTACACAGTCACCATTGAAGACAACGAAGTCATAATTGACATTCTTGATTTGCTGACACAAAGCTCGGAAGGTTTGCGTATGCTGATGCAGGTCATTAAAGACAACGGCAGTAAAAGAGTCTGTATCCGTTGCCGGAAGTGTAAACTCACTGAAGGCCGACTGCGCCGTATTGCCGAACACCTTTTTATACGCCTGATAAAGCAGAATTTCTTGTGAGCATACACGGTAATAATATTTCTGACCGGGTTGCAGGCCGTCTATACGTATTTTGTGCAAGTAGTTATTGCAAACCACCTGTCCATCGACAATCGTACGTGCACGTTTCAGTTGGGTAGTGTCCGTTCCATATTCCACCCAGCAATAAGCAGGAACGGTGGTTTCCCACATCACTGTAATACCGTTGCCTACCGGATTCTGCAAGTAAGGTTTCATGCGGAATATCTTATCCGCCTTTTCGGCAGTACGGAGTTCCACCAATATAGGACGATGATCGGAAGCCATCGGTTCATTTATGACTTTTGCAGATATCACAGCAAATCCTTTCGCATTCTGCTTTAGCGTAGCAATGTAATCTATCGTCTCTTTAGGATCAGGCGCAGGGAATGTATGCTGTTTCGGATTAGAGAGTATCTGAAAATCCTTTTGCAGTTCTTTGATAAAGCCGGATTCCGGTTCGGCATTCATGTCACCGGCCAGAAAGAGAGGCTTGGTAGAGGAGGAAGTGAAAGCTTTCACCAGCTCTAATGATTTCATACGGTCTTCTTCGGTCAGCGACATGTGAGTGCAGCAATAGATATAATCGGTAAATTCCGCCAGAATCAATGTACGCGCTTCTTCCCTTCCCGGCAAAGGTAAGGTCTGCAAACGAAGCGGGACTTGTTTCGTCAAC
The nucleotide sequence above comes from Bacteroides caccae. Encoded proteins:
- a CDS encoding GRP family sugar transporter; this encodes MFIVNSYTLAIIFCFITMICWGSWGNTQKLASKNWRYELYYWDYTIGILLFALLLVFTLGSFGDSGRGFLEDIRQVDTRYIVSALIGGIIFNASNILLSASVSIAGMAVAFPLGVGLALVLGVFINYFSTPKGDPFWLFTGVILIVIAIICNGIAAGRQQKKGNNNSKKGIILAAIAGILMSFFYRFVAAAMDLNNFDSPTPGMATPYTAFFIFSIGIFLSNFLFNTVVMKRPFVGTPVSYKEYFAGKASTHLVGILGGCIWGLGTALSYIAAGKAGAAISYALGQGAPMIAALWGVFIWKEFTGSSKSTDRLLGIMFILFITGLSFIVLSGGN
- a CDS encoding glycoside hydrolase family 97 protein; the protein is MKMNHILFLLTAAFCFPSITVAKIIEAGSPDKKNVITIETDNQVSYSLSRNGTKILDTCPLSLTVGNDTWGTDKCRKITRKSVSEKVEFIVPRKYKETVDNYNQVELIYKDYKIEFRIYNDGVAYRFVSTANNKQPVKKESVSFRFGQDHTSYTLLTDQLQNWFEQDYTVKPINALPKDSFSVAPVMVEVDKYKVLLAEANLYNYPGMYLQPAQESFHGIFANYPDKEVPYEGDNKIYASTRKDYLIPTCGKRVFPWRVIGTFDNASSILQSELIYLLSEEKEQAADYTWVKPGKVLWDWWNDRNIYHINFKSGINTDTYLYLVDYAAKHHIEYVLIDEGWSARNDLLTLNPDVDIPRICEYATKKGVGIQLWSKWVNIMRQMDEAFAQFSKWGVKGVKIDFMDRNDAKMVNFYEQVAIKATQYKLLVDFHGSYPNEGMRRKYPNLMTREGVIGLEYNKWSKRATVTHDVIIPYLRMWVGPMDYTPGAMLNAHPETFYENQHEPMSQGTRSHQLAMYVVYESPLQMISDSPTKYDENLRSFEFIKSIPTTWDETVPLEGEVGEYIALARRHDDTWYIGVINGATPRHIEIDLSFIGNGPKKIKAHIDGVNAGQQAKDSQIIEQVIKENEKLPIDMSRGGGYTGIIHIKK
- a CDS encoding endonuclease/exonuclease/phosphatase family protein; this translates as MKKNLLFIFAALFTFSAQAQNTLKLMSYNIKNANGMDNVCNFQRIANVINNASPDVVAIQEVDSMTNRSGQKYVLGEIADRTQMHGYFAPAIDYDGGKYGIGLLTKQVPLRLQTLPLPGREEARTLILAEFTDYIYCCTHMSLTEEDRMKSLELVKAFTSSSTKPLFLAGDMNAEPESGFIKELQKDFQILSNPKQHTFPAPDPKETIDYIATLKQNAKGFAVISAKVINEPMASDHRPILVELRTAEKADKIFRMKPYLQNPVGNGITVMWETTVPAYCWVEYGTDTTQLKRARTIVDGQVVCNNYLHKIRIDGLQPGQKYYYRVCSQEILLYQAYKKVFGNTAQSAFSEFTLPATDTDSFTAVVFNDLHQHTQTFRALCQQIKNVNYDFVVFNGDCVDDPVDHNQATSFISELTEGVCGDRIPTFFMRGNHEIRNAYSIGLRDHYDYVGDRTYGSFNWGDTRIVMLDCGEDKPDDHWVYYGLNDFTQLRNEQVDFLKKELSSKEFKKAGKRVLIHHIPLYGNDGKNLCANLWTKLLEKAPFNISLNAHTHKYAYHPKGELGNNYPVIIGGGYKMDGTTVMILEKKKDELRVKVLNAKGKILLDITV